A stretch of DNA from Synechococcales cyanobacterium T60_A2020_003:
GTTGCCCACTGCTGTCGAACTTGGCCACAAAGGCATCTCCCCCGGTATAGGGATTATTGGGATTGAATTGAATTTGAGCTCTGGTGATGCCAGCAACATAGATATTCCCATCCTGATCTAGAGCGACGCTGGTTGCGGCTCCGGTGGAGGTAATGGAGCCAATGTCATTGCCGAGAGTTTGTTTATTCCCGTTTGCATCAAACTTGGCGACAAACCCAGTACTGCTTGGAGATAGACTGATGGCGATCGCCCCTCCAGCTACATAGACATTGTTGTTTGCATCGACGGCAATATCCGATCCTGCCGTGATGTCGTCTTCTGAAAAAGAAACCTGTTTGGATTCCGATAGAGTTGTGCCGGAGCGGGTGTAGAGTCCCAGTGCACCATTCCCCGTTGGAGATAGTAGTGCTGCTTTGACATTCTTAGCCCCTACGGTGTAAATGTTGCCATTACCACCCAACGCAACCCCCGAAAATACATCTGAATTACTGGTGCTGAACTGCTGAATGGACTGCACTTGTCCAGATGAATCTGCGAGAGCTAGGAAGGCATCGCGTCCACCTTTGTTGCTACCCTGAAGGTTTCCCTCGGTTAAGCCTGCCATGTAGAGGTTGCCGTTTCCGTCTACGTCGATATCGTAGGCGTAGTCGTTCGCGCTGCTGCCAAATTGTGTAATCCACTGCTCCGAAAACGCTTGAGATACGAGCGGCGGGAAGACTGATCCCTGAAGTCTATAGGCTGTACCTACGGCTTTGCCGCTGTAGGATACCCGCGCATAGTAGGTTCCGACATCTAAGGTTTGCGAAAGGGTAGCATTTGTCGTTTTAGAAGCTTTGGAGGTTTTGAGAACGTTTCCGCTCTTGTCTTCCAGGATCAGTTTTAGAGGTTGGCTAACACCTGTTAGAGATAGATCGACCTCTCTAGATTGGTCTACGGTAAAGCGATAGTAGTCGGTTTGATCAGAGCGGCCTGAAAAGTCCTTGAACGAGGCTAGTTTGGAACTCAGGCTAATCTTGCGAGCGGTTTTGTGATTTTCACCTGCGCGATCGCCATTGGCAACCCCAGAAAGTTTGTAGACCGTTTCTCCTTTTGGAGCAGAGACCTCCAGAAAATAGGTTCCGGCATC
This window harbors:
- a CDS encoding SBBP repeat-containing protein — translated: MARDRIGNTRKTAEPLKLGTKATVIQESIGGTDAADVFKVAFKNRTSLDVQLSGLQKPVQIELQTQKGKTLFTSSALSKTSQVLARTVDAGTYFLEVSAPKGETVYKLSGVANGDRAGENHKTARKISLSSKLASFKDFSGRSDQTDYYRFTVDQSREVDLSLTGVSQPLKLILEDKSGNVLKTSKASKTTNATLSQTLDVGTYYARVSYSGKAVGTAYRLQGSVFPPLVSQAFSEQWITQFGSSANDYAYDIDVDGNGNLYMAGLTEGNLQGSNKGGRDAFLALADSSGQVQSIQQFSTSNSDVFSGVALGGNGNIYTVGAKNVKAALLSPTGNGALGLYTRSGTTLSESKQVSFSEDDITAGSDIAVDANNNVYVAGGAIAISLSPSSTGFVAKFDANGNKQTLGNDIGSITSTGAATSVALDQDGNIYVAGITRAQIQFNPNNPYTGGDAFVAKFDSSGQRLWLNTLGGRGTEEARRLAVDSKGNVYIVGSTEGSLPGNTSSGGVDAFVAKYNANGKRLWVDQFGTDSLDEAQGIVVDPNDNVYVTGETNGSLFKTAIGGSDAWIVKYDPFGRVVASSQIGTTSDDETYGITVDNTGNVYVVGQTLGDFGGTNQGSYDVWFARYSVDNL